A stretch of Peteryoungia algae DNA encodes these proteins:
- a CDS encoding type II toxin-antitoxin system RatA family toxin encodes MPQFETRRIVKHSPDRMYALVADVERYPEFLPLCEALAIRSRRERDGKELLLADMTVGYKAIRETFTTQVLLTPADHAIDVKYIEGPFRYLDNRWRFEEAADGSCAVHFYIDYEFKNRILGALMGSMFDRAFRMFSEAFEARADKIYAGL; translated from the coding sequence ATGCCCCAGTTCGAAACCCGCCGCATCGTCAAGCACTCGCCCGACCGAATGTACGCCCTCGTCGCCGACGTCGAGCGCTATCCGGAATTCCTGCCGCTTTGCGAAGCGCTTGCAATCCGGTCGCGCCGCGAGCGCGACGGCAAGGAGTTGCTGTTGGCGGATATGACGGTGGGCTACAAGGCAATCCGCGAGACGTTCACGACACAGGTTCTGCTAACGCCCGCCGATCACGCCATCGATGTCAAATATATCGAGGGCCCGTTCCGCTATCTCGACAATCGCTGGCGCTTCGAAGAGGCGGCCGATGGAAGCTGCGCGGTGCATTTCTACATCGATTACGAGTTCAAGAACCGCATCCTCGGCGCCCTGATGGGCTCGATGTTCGACCGCGCTTTCCGGATGTTCTCGGAAGCCTTCGAGGCGCGCGCCGACAAGATCTATGCCGGTCTCTGA
- a CDS encoding CinA family protein, translating to MGLYPAEIEQQAAAIIAAYRDLGWMVATAESCTGGLIAGALTEIAGSSAVVDRGFITYTNQAKTELIGVSAKGLETFGAVSRETALQMAQGALIRSSASVAVAVTGVAGPGGGSVEKPVGLVHLALKSRRGDVDHREMRYGDIGRDQVRLATVRTALEMLAQVAQRPA from the coding sequence ATGGGGCTCTATCCGGCTGAGATCGAGCAGCAGGCCGCAGCAATCATCGCGGCCTATCGGGATCTGGGCTGGATGGTCGCGACGGCCGAATCCTGCACCGGTGGCCTGATCGCCGGGGCTCTGACGGAGATTGCCGGATCTTCGGCGGTCGTCGATCGCGGCTTCATCACCTACACGAACCAGGCGAAGACGGAACTGATCGGTGTTTCTGCCAAAGGACTGGAGACCTTTGGAGCCGTCTCGCGGGAGACCGCGCTGCAGATGGCGCAGGGGGCGCTGATCCGTTCGAGCGCGTCGGTCGCCGTTGCGGTCACGGGTGTCGCCGGACCGGGCGGAGGATCTGTAGAGAAGCCAGTCGGCCTGGTGCATCTGGCGCTGAAGAGTCGTCGCGGGGACGTCGACCACAGGGAAATGCGATACGGCGATATCGGCCGTGATCAGGTGCGGCTTGCAACGGTCAGGACGGCACTCGAGATGCTGGCGCAGGTGGCTCAGAGACCGGCATAG